Proteins encoded by one window of Vigna radiata var. radiata cultivar VC1973A chromosome 5, Vradiata_ver6, whole genome shotgun sequence:
- the LOC106761025 gene encoding uncharacterized protein At4g18257, producing MAGEEGAGKKRVVTESLGWLTESSIMPKKHRAIAGVGASSIVELKAELYKSQEDSRKSRELSGPDVEYQRAKSKIAPKDPLSVKNRGVDARAHKDKLELKAVRDGTASYAALERKAQLYEKLVKGELSDEEDQEKYCVDFFRKGVENDELPPPPPALPGRDVLLENDDGAVRDDDGDASLQFNLKPVGPGRTVGAFDTADYKRNIREVHEEVNQAREKASEIKLRRQEQVAAHREKLKQAYLRKKVEQLRASSVISGSENKQT from the exons ATGGCGGGTGAAGAGGGAGCTGGGAAGAAGAGGGTGGTGACGGAATCGCTGGGATGGCTAACGGAATCGTCGATAATGCCGAAGAAGCACCGAGCCATAGCGGGCGTTGGTGCCTCCTCAATCGTTGAACTGAAGGCAGAACTTTACAAGTCTCAGGAAGATTCCAGAAAGTCACGGGAATTGTCAGGTCCTGATGTGGAGTATCAACGCGCCAAGAGCAAAATCGCTCCCAAAGATCCCTTATCCGTCAAAAACCGTGGCGTCGATGCACGCGCTCACAA GGACAAGCTGGAATTGAAAGCAGTGCGTGATGGAACGGCGAGCTATGCGGCGCTGGAGAGGAAGGCTCAACTGTATGAGAAGTTGGTGAAGGGAGAGTTGTCTGACGAAGAGGATCAAGAGAAGTATTGTGTGGACTTTTTTCGTAAGGGCGTTGAGAATGATGAGTTGCCACCGCCACCGCCGGCGCTACCGGGCCGCGATGTGTTGCTAGAAAATGATGATGGTGCTGTTAgggatgatgatggtgatgctTCTTTGCAGTTTAACTTGAAGCCTGTTGGGCCTGGGCGAACGGTTGGAGCTTTTGACACTGCTGATTATAAGCGCAATATCAG GGAAGTTCATGAAGAAGTTAATCAAGCAAGAGAGAAGGCTTCTGAAATTAAACTTAGAAGGCAGGAGCAGGTGGCTGCTCATCGTGAGAAACTTAAACAAGCCTATCTTCGAAAGAAGGTGGAACAACTCAGAGCCTCATCTGTTATATCTGGATCTGAAAATAAACAAACGTGA
- the LOC106760942 gene encoding pentatricopeptide repeat-containing protein At3g06430, chloroplastic produces MVSMSLCLSSSFIPSPIPYTKFPTAEDPIFRVTRFSVSAPLKTSVSASSTRKPAPATKTRNPKDKEFSQTLFFECMEKTPIKKKKKKKEKRKSEKVWVHTLPEVLYYHIHKKNWAITLELFGMLRGQPYYQPREDTYMRLIVLLGKSGQPHRANELFSSIHEDGCESTELYTALIAAYCRNNLVDEALSILDEMMNIPNCQPDIITYSTLMEALADSLKFETVELVYDKMIERSIMPITLTQNLLLSCYGKAGKFDQMEKIVSSMMESTTCKPDVWTMNAVISVFRDEGQIDMMEKWYEKFCSFGIQRQRSTFNILMGAYSKKRMYDKMSSVMQCMRKENCPWTTPTYNFVIEAFADVGDAANMERAYDQMVAEGLKADTKTFCCLINGYAKAGIFYKVMSSVVLAEKLQIHMNTSFYNAVISACAKEDSLIEMERFFKRMKEKECQPDDTTYSVMIEAYGKANMNDKIYYLEQEKQMMISDEKKLNEPQETIFD; encoded by the exons ATGGTTTCAATGTCGCTctgtctttcttcttcctttattcCTTCTCCCATTCCCTATACCAAATTTCCCACAGCTGAAGATCCGATTTTTCGGGTCACCCGCTTCTCAGTTTCTGCTCCGTTAAAAACCAGTGTTTCTGCCTCTTCTACCCGAAAACCAGCTCCAGCAACCAAAACCAGAAACCCGAAAGATAAGGAATTTTCCCAAACACTGTTCTTTGAGTGTATGGAGAAGACACCcatcaagaagaagaagaaaaagaaggagaaaaggaagAGTGAGAAAGTGTGGGTTCACACTCTCCCCGAAGTCTTATACTATCACATTCATAAGAAGAACTGGGCTATTACCCTTGAG TTGTTTGGCATGCTTAGAGGGCAACCCTATTACCAACCCAGAGAAGATACTTACATGAGACTCATTGTGTTGCTTGGAAAATCTGGCCAACCCCATCGTGCCAATGAGCTTTTTAGCTCTATACATGAAGATGGTTGTGAAAGTACTGAACTTTACACGGCCTTAATTGCAGCCTATTGTCGAAATAATCTTGTTGATGAGGCATTGTCGATTCTTGATGAGATGATGAACATCCCCAATTGCCAGCCTGATATCATAACTTACAGTACCTTGATGGAAGCTCTTGCGGATTCTTTGAAGTTTGAAACGGTTGAGTTGGTGTATGATAAAATGATTGAAAGATCTATCATGCCAATCACTCTCACCCAGAACCTCCTCCTTAGTTGTTATGGTAAGGCTGGGAAGTTTGATCAGATGGAGAAGATAGTGTCAAGTATGATGGAGAGCACTACCTGCAAGCCTGATGTTTGGACAATGAACGCAGTCATCAGTGTCTTTCGTGATGAGGGTCAGATTGATATGATGGAGAAATGGTATGAGAAGTTTTGTAGTTTTGGGATACAACGACAAAGAAgcacttttaatattttaatgggAGCTTATAGTAAAAAAAGAATGTATGATAAAATGTCATCAGTTATGCAGTGTATGCGCAAGGAAAATTGTCCGTGGACAACTCCAACTTACAACTTTGTGATTGAGGCGTTTGCAGATGTAGGTGATGCTGCAAACATGGAACGTGCATATGATCAAATGGTTGCTGAGGGTTTGAAAGCAGATACCAAGACTTTTTGCTGCCTTATCAATGGCTATGCTAAGGCAGGAATCTTCTATAAAGTAATGAGCAGTGTTGTTTTGGCTGAGAAGCTTCAGATACATATGAATACTTCATTTTACAATGCAGTCATATCTGCCTGTGCCAAAGAGGATTCTTTGATTGAAATGGAAAGATTTTTCAAGcgtatgaaagaaaaagaatgtcaACCAGATGACACTACATACTCTGTCATGATTGAAGCATACGGAAAAGCAAATATGAATGATAAAATATACTATTTGGAGCAAGAAAAACAGATGATGATATCTGATGAGAAAAAATTGAATGAGCCTCAGGAGACAATCTTTGATTGA
- the LOC106762001 gene encoding squamosa promoter-binding-like protein 1 isoform X2 — protein sequence MEAQLEGKNQYLYGPVVPEMKSVGKRSLEWDLNDWKWDGDLFTATQLNSVPSDCTSRQLFPADPEILAAGDASNSLSSSYDDVNLAEGRRELEKRRRGVADEGGVEMNDGAGSLNLNLGVQVYPIIEGEEKSGKKTKITGSTLNRAVCQVEDCRADLSNAKDYHRRHKVCDMHSKASKALVGNVMQRFCQQCSRFHVLQEFDEGKRSCRRRLAGHNKRRRKTHPDASVVNDGSVNEEKGSSYLLMSLLRILSNMHSNGSDNMTSQDVLSHLLRNLASLAGTINGRNIVSLLEGSQDLVKAGTSGTAPNVPNTNSNGPETSRPVDTSTKMDNGVISQDPPESMVQCEMTPANGMPKGFIASGSDGIGSSKSPSLPQLSNALLSRDSLPPYSVSAETTVGRIGLSNIDLNSAYDDVQDYVENTRNSRPPLPSGNGSLDNPLWVQCDSLKSSPPQTSRNSDSTSTQSPSSSSGEAQSRTDRIVFKLFGKAPNDFPHTLRSQILNWLSHSPTEIESYIRPGCIILTVYLRLENSAWEELCHNLGSSLRKLAVPNDSFWRSGWIYTRVQHSVAFLYNGQVVLDVPLRFKSPQNCQIFCVKPLAVSSSSCVRFIVKGFNLFLSNTRLLCALEGKYLVQDNCYDLVDADASIEHNELQHLSFSCSIPNVTGRGFIEVEDNGLSSCSFPFIVAEQEICSEICKLENVIEAAETADDIQMRTKLMEEKTQALYFVQEMGWLLHRNRAKVRLGPVAPLQDCFHFNRFMWLVGFSMDHDWCAVMKKLLNIIFEGTVDIGEHTSVELALLKMDLLHKAVKRNCRPMVELLLKFVPANASDGGDSKEKQVNKSPNRFIFRPDSVGPAGLTPLHVAASIHGLDNVLDALTDDPGLVGIEAWKSAQDTTGLTPYDHASLRGYYSYIQLVQRKISNTCKSEHVLNIPGTLVDSNIKQKQSDGHRSSKVSSLQTEKIETTAMVRHCGVCQHKLAYGGMRSALVYRPAMLSMVAIAAVCVCVALLFKSSPKVYYVFQPFSWESLEYGSM from the exons ATGGAGGCTCAATTAGAAGGGAAAAATCAGTATTTGTATGGACCTGTGGTGCCAGAGATGAAGAGTGTTGGGAAGAGAAGTTTGGAGTGGGATTTGAATGATTGGAAGTGGGATGGGGATCTTTTCACTGCTACGCAACTGAACTCAGTGCCATCAGATTGTACGAGTCGTCAGCTGTTTCCTGCTGATCCTGAAATTCTCGCAGCTGGTGATGCTTCTAACAGTTTGTCTTCTTCATATGATGATGTTAACCTTGCGGAAGGAAGGAGAGAATTGGAGAAGAGGAGGAGAGGTGTTGCTGATGAAGGTGGGGTGGAGATGAATGATGGAGCTGGTTCTCTTAATTTGAACCTTGGGGTCCAAGTATATCCTATCATAGAAGGGGAGGAAAAAAGTGGAAAGAAGACAAAGATAACTGGGAGTACCTTGAACCGGGCTGTTTGTCAGGTCGAAGATTGTAGGGCTGATCTTAGTAATGCGAAGGATTATCACCGCCGCCACAAAGTTTGTGATATGCATTCTAAGGCAAGCAAGGCACTAGTTGGAAATGTTATGCAGAGATTCTGTCAACAGTGTAGCAG GTTTCACGTTCTTCAAGAATTTGATGAAGGGAAGAGAAGTTGTCGAAGGCGTCTGGCAGGCCACAATAAGAGGAGGAGGAAAACGCATCCTGATGCTAGTGTAGTTAATGACGGCTCTGTGAATGAAGAAAAGGGCAGTAGTTATCTGTTAATGAGTCTGCTAAGGATACTGTCCAATATGCATT CAAATGGTTCAGATAATATGACAAGCCAGGATGTTCTATCCCATCTGCTGAGGAACCTGGCAAGTCTGGCTGGTACAATTAACGGAAGAAATATAGTTTCTTTATTGGAAGGATCTCAAGATTTGGTAAAAGCAGGAACATCTGGAACTGCACCAAATGTTCCTAACACAAATTCTAATGGTCCTGAAACGTCCAGACCTGTTGATACTTCTACTAAGATGGATAATGGTGTAATCAGTCAGGATCCTCCAGAGTCTATGGTCCAATGTGAGATGACTCCTGCTAATGGTATGCCTAAAGGATTTATAGCTTCAGGCAGTGATGGAATAGGAAGTTCAAAATCTCCTTCATTACCACAGTTGTCAAATGCACTTCTGTCACGGGATAGTCTTCCACCCTATTCAGTCTCAGCAGAGACTACGGTTGGAAGAATTGGGTTAAGTAATATTGACCTGAATAGTGCATATGATGATGTACAGGATTATGTCGAGAACACAAGAAATTCTCGTCCTCCTTTGCCTTCAGGGAATGGGTCCCTTGATAATCCTTTATGGGTCCAATGTGACTCTCTCAAGTCAAGTCCACCACAGACAAGTAGAAACTCAGATTCAACCTCTACACAGTCACCATCTAGTTCTAGTGGAGAAGCTCAG AGTCGCACAGATCGAATAGTTTTCAAACTATTTGGCAAGGCTCCAAATGATTTTCCCCATACTCTCCGATCACAG ATCCTTAACTGGTTATCCCACAGTCCCACCGAGATAGAGAGCTATATAAGGCCTGGCTGTATCATATTAACTGTATATCTCCGTCTAGAAAATTCCGCTTGGGAAGAG CTATGCCATAATCTAGGATCCAGCTTGAGAAAACTTGCTGTGCCGAATGATTCTTTTTGGAGATCAGGATGGATATATACAAGAGTGCAGCACTCGGTAGCTTTTCTGTATAATG GTCAGGTGGTCTTAGATGTACCATTGCGATTCAAAAGTCCCCAGAATTGTCAGATTTTTTGTGTTAAACCACTTGCTGTTTCTTCAAGTTCTTGTGTTCGATTTATTGTGAAAGGATTCAACCTTTTTTTGTCTAACACCAG GTTGCTCTGTGCACTTGAAGGGAAGTATCTGGTGCAAGATAATTGTTATGATTTGGTTGATGCTGATGCTTCCATTGAACATAATGAGCTTCAGCATCTGAGCTTCTCTTGCAGTATACCGAATGTGACTGGAAGAGGGTTTATTGAG GTGGAAGATAATGGTCTTAGCAGCTGTTCCTTTCCATTCATAGTTGCAGAGCAAGAAATTTGTTCAGAGATATGTAAGCTGGAGAATGTCATTGAGGCAGCCGAGACTGCTGATGACATCCAAATGAGAACTAAACTAATGGAAGAAAAGACTCAAGCATTGTATTTCGTACAAGAAATGGGTTGGCTCCTTCACAGAAACCGAGCGAAAGTTAGGCTGGGTCCTGTGGCACCTCTACAAGATTGCTtccattttaatcggttcatgTGGCTTGTTGGCTTCTCTATGGACCATGACTGGTGTGCTGTGATGAAAAAGCTCTTGAACATTATCTTTGAGGGCACTGTGGATATAGGAGAGCATACCTCAGTTGAGTTAGCTTTGTTAAAGATGGATCTTCTGCACAAAGCTGTAAAAAGAAATTGCAGGCCTATGGTGGAACTACTGCTAAAATTTGTGCCAGCTAATGCTTCAGATGGTGGAGACAGTAAAGAGAAGCAAGTCAACAAGTCCCCTAACAGATTCATATTCAGACCTGATTCTGTTGGGCCTGCTGGGTTGACTCCCCTGCATGTTGCAGCAAGTATACATGGTTTGGATAATGTATTGGATGCATTAACTGATGATCCAGGACTG GTGGGAATTGAGGCATGGAAAAGTGCTCAGGACACTACAGGTTTGACCCCTTATGATCATGCATCCCTGCGGGGCTACTACTCCTACATTCAACTTGTCCAAAGGAAAATAAGCAACACATGCAAAAGTGAACATGTGCTTAATATCCCTGGCACTCTTGTAGATAGTAACATAAAGCAGAAGCAATCAGATGGCCATAGGTCATCAAAAGTTTCAAGTTTGCAAACTGAGAAGATTGAAACAACAGCAATGGTGCGACATTGTGGTGTATGCCAGCACAAGTTGGCGTACGGTGGTATGAGAAGTGCACTGGTTTATAGGCCAGCAATGCTGTCAATGGTTGCCATTGCAGCTGTGTGTGTCTGCGTGGCTTTGCTCTTCAAAAGCTCACCCAAAGTCTATTATGTATTCCAGCCATTCAGTTGGGAGTCATTGGAATATGGATCCATGTAA
- the LOC106762001 gene encoding squamosa promoter-binding-like protein 1 isoform X1, translated as MEAQLEGKNQYLYGPVVPEMKSVGKRSLEWDLNDWKWDGDLFTATQLNSVPSDCTSRQLFPADPEILAAGDASNSLSSSYDDVNLAEGRRELEKRRRGVADEGGVEMNDGAGSLNLNLGVQVYPIIEGEEKSGKKTKITGSTLNRAVCQVEDCRADLSNAKDYHRRHKVCDMHSKASKALVGNVMQRFCQQCSRFHVLQEFDEGKRSCRRRLAGHNKRRRKTHPDASVVNDGSVNEEKGSSYLLMSLLRILSNMHSNGSDNMTSQDVLSHLLRNLASLAGTINGRNIVSLLEGSQDLVKAGTSGTAPNVPNTNSNGPETSRPVDTSTKMDNGVISQDPPESMVQCEMTPANGMPKGFIASGSDGIGSSKSPSLPQLSNALLSRDSLPPYSVSAETTVGRIGLSNIDLNSAYDDVQDYVENTRNSRPPLPSGNGSLDNPLWVQCDSLKSSPPQTSRNSDSTSTQSPSSSSGEAQSRTDRIVFKLFGKAPNDFPHTLRSQILNWLSHSPTEIESYIRPGCIILTVYLRLENSAWEEQLCHNLGSSLRKLAVPNDSFWRSGWIYTRVQHSVAFLYNGQVVLDVPLRFKSPQNCQIFCVKPLAVSSSSCVRFIVKGFNLFLSNTRLLCALEGKYLVQDNCYDLVDADASIEHNELQHLSFSCSIPNVTGRGFIEVEDNGLSSCSFPFIVAEQEICSEICKLENVIEAAETADDIQMRTKLMEEKTQALYFVQEMGWLLHRNRAKVRLGPVAPLQDCFHFNRFMWLVGFSMDHDWCAVMKKLLNIIFEGTVDIGEHTSVELALLKMDLLHKAVKRNCRPMVELLLKFVPANASDGGDSKEKQVNKSPNRFIFRPDSVGPAGLTPLHVAASIHGLDNVLDALTDDPGLVGIEAWKSAQDTTGLTPYDHASLRGYYSYIQLVQRKISNTCKSEHVLNIPGTLVDSNIKQKQSDGHRSSKVSSLQTEKIETTAMVRHCGVCQHKLAYGGMRSALVYRPAMLSMVAIAAVCVCVALLFKSSPKVYYVFQPFSWESLEYGSM; from the exons ATGGAGGCTCAATTAGAAGGGAAAAATCAGTATTTGTATGGACCTGTGGTGCCAGAGATGAAGAGTGTTGGGAAGAGAAGTTTGGAGTGGGATTTGAATGATTGGAAGTGGGATGGGGATCTTTTCACTGCTACGCAACTGAACTCAGTGCCATCAGATTGTACGAGTCGTCAGCTGTTTCCTGCTGATCCTGAAATTCTCGCAGCTGGTGATGCTTCTAACAGTTTGTCTTCTTCATATGATGATGTTAACCTTGCGGAAGGAAGGAGAGAATTGGAGAAGAGGAGGAGAGGTGTTGCTGATGAAGGTGGGGTGGAGATGAATGATGGAGCTGGTTCTCTTAATTTGAACCTTGGGGTCCAAGTATATCCTATCATAGAAGGGGAGGAAAAAAGTGGAAAGAAGACAAAGATAACTGGGAGTACCTTGAACCGGGCTGTTTGTCAGGTCGAAGATTGTAGGGCTGATCTTAGTAATGCGAAGGATTATCACCGCCGCCACAAAGTTTGTGATATGCATTCTAAGGCAAGCAAGGCACTAGTTGGAAATGTTATGCAGAGATTCTGTCAACAGTGTAGCAG GTTTCACGTTCTTCAAGAATTTGATGAAGGGAAGAGAAGTTGTCGAAGGCGTCTGGCAGGCCACAATAAGAGGAGGAGGAAAACGCATCCTGATGCTAGTGTAGTTAATGACGGCTCTGTGAATGAAGAAAAGGGCAGTAGTTATCTGTTAATGAGTCTGCTAAGGATACTGTCCAATATGCATT CAAATGGTTCAGATAATATGACAAGCCAGGATGTTCTATCCCATCTGCTGAGGAACCTGGCAAGTCTGGCTGGTACAATTAACGGAAGAAATATAGTTTCTTTATTGGAAGGATCTCAAGATTTGGTAAAAGCAGGAACATCTGGAACTGCACCAAATGTTCCTAACACAAATTCTAATGGTCCTGAAACGTCCAGACCTGTTGATACTTCTACTAAGATGGATAATGGTGTAATCAGTCAGGATCCTCCAGAGTCTATGGTCCAATGTGAGATGACTCCTGCTAATGGTATGCCTAAAGGATTTATAGCTTCAGGCAGTGATGGAATAGGAAGTTCAAAATCTCCTTCATTACCACAGTTGTCAAATGCACTTCTGTCACGGGATAGTCTTCCACCCTATTCAGTCTCAGCAGAGACTACGGTTGGAAGAATTGGGTTAAGTAATATTGACCTGAATAGTGCATATGATGATGTACAGGATTATGTCGAGAACACAAGAAATTCTCGTCCTCCTTTGCCTTCAGGGAATGGGTCCCTTGATAATCCTTTATGGGTCCAATGTGACTCTCTCAAGTCAAGTCCACCACAGACAAGTAGAAACTCAGATTCAACCTCTACACAGTCACCATCTAGTTCTAGTGGAGAAGCTCAG AGTCGCACAGATCGAATAGTTTTCAAACTATTTGGCAAGGCTCCAAATGATTTTCCCCATACTCTCCGATCACAG ATCCTTAACTGGTTATCCCACAGTCCCACCGAGATAGAGAGCTATATAAGGCCTGGCTGTATCATATTAACTGTATATCTCCGTCTAGAAAATTCCGCTTGGGAAGAG CAGCTATGCCATAATCTAGGATCCAGCTTGAGAAAACTTGCTGTGCCGAATGATTCTTTTTGGAGATCAGGATGGATATATACAAGAGTGCAGCACTCGGTAGCTTTTCTGTATAATG GTCAGGTGGTCTTAGATGTACCATTGCGATTCAAAAGTCCCCAGAATTGTCAGATTTTTTGTGTTAAACCACTTGCTGTTTCTTCAAGTTCTTGTGTTCGATTTATTGTGAAAGGATTCAACCTTTTTTTGTCTAACACCAG GTTGCTCTGTGCACTTGAAGGGAAGTATCTGGTGCAAGATAATTGTTATGATTTGGTTGATGCTGATGCTTCCATTGAACATAATGAGCTTCAGCATCTGAGCTTCTCTTGCAGTATACCGAATGTGACTGGAAGAGGGTTTATTGAG GTGGAAGATAATGGTCTTAGCAGCTGTTCCTTTCCATTCATAGTTGCAGAGCAAGAAATTTGTTCAGAGATATGTAAGCTGGAGAATGTCATTGAGGCAGCCGAGACTGCTGATGACATCCAAATGAGAACTAAACTAATGGAAGAAAAGACTCAAGCATTGTATTTCGTACAAGAAATGGGTTGGCTCCTTCACAGAAACCGAGCGAAAGTTAGGCTGGGTCCTGTGGCACCTCTACAAGATTGCTtccattttaatcggttcatgTGGCTTGTTGGCTTCTCTATGGACCATGACTGGTGTGCTGTGATGAAAAAGCTCTTGAACATTATCTTTGAGGGCACTGTGGATATAGGAGAGCATACCTCAGTTGAGTTAGCTTTGTTAAAGATGGATCTTCTGCACAAAGCTGTAAAAAGAAATTGCAGGCCTATGGTGGAACTACTGCTAAAATTTGTGCCAGCTAATGCTTCAGATGGTGGAGACAGTAAAGAGAAGCAAGTCAACAAGTCCCCTAACAGATTCATATTCAGACCTGATTCTGTTGGGCCTGCTGGGTTGACTCCCCTGCATGTTGCAGCAAGTATACATGGTTTGGATAATGTATTGGATGCATTAACTGATGATCCAGGACTG GTGGGAATTGAGGCATGGAAAAGTGCTCAGGACACTACAGGTTTGACCCCTTATGATCATGCATCCCTGCGGGGCTACTACTCCTACATTCAACTTGTCCAAAGGAAAATAAGCAACACATGCAAAAGTGAACATGTGCTTAATATCCCTGGCACTCTTGTAGATAGTAACATAAAGCAGAAGCAATCAGATGGCCATAGGTCATCAAAAGTTTCAAGTTTGCAAACTGAGAAGATTGAAACAACAGCAATGGTGCGACATTGTGGTGTATGCCAGCACAAGTTGGCGTACGGTGGTATGAGAAGTGCACTGGTTTATAGGCCAGCAATGCTGTCAATGGTTGCCATTGCAGCTGTGTGTGTCTGCGTGGCTTTGCTCTTCAAAAGCTCACCCAAAGTCTATTATGTATTCCAGCCATTCAGTTGGGAGTCATTGGAATATGGATCCATGTAA